Proteins encoded within one genomic window of Aspergillus nidulans FGSC A4 chromosome VII:
- a CDS encoding phosphatidylserine decarboxylase family protein (transcript_id=CADANIAT00007813) has protein sequence MPSHSSNTHRYHRVGHWMPSGYDDHHKWLGGVIAHVDSKQDKELHPVLKEFQHLIETNTRVYMLISAMFAEVPKNRHYCKDPTGCSQIRDYHHMLQVLNHLITTAPSWNDFSLEVGLVGLPINAVLDWSMGTPSGYAAYLDPDINAMLKKVLNAWGEYLTSEDSAKVLGDDEYGWFGETGKNNLMHVANLPLGTDHEFDKLFVCDPSAKYHGYKSWDDFFTRTFRPGVRSVASPDDDTVIVNACESQPYKVARGVKARDTFWIKGQPYSVADMLSHDPVTPQFEGGTVYQAFLSALSYHRWHAPVSGKIVRAYVVDGTYYSEPLFEGLWDEEENKPKEQGIDPGGEVTTQEYLTCVATRAIILIECDNPAIGLMAFLGVGMCEVSTCDITVKEGEHVRKGDQLGMFHFGGSTHCLLFRKGVDVEGLPSPDLGRNVAVNSQLGVVKA, from the exons ATGCCTTCTCATAGCTCTAACACACACCGCTATCACCG AGTGGGCCATTGGATGCCCTCGGGCTATGACGATCACCACAAGTGGCTCGGCGGCGTTATTGCCCACGTTGACAGTAAACAGGACAAGGAATTGCATCCAGTTCTGAAGGAGTTTCAACATCTAATTGAAACAAACACCCGCGTCTACATGCTGATCTCCGCCATGTTCGCCGAGGTCCCAAAGAACCGCCACTACTGCAAGGATCCGACAGGCTGCTCACAGATCCGAGACTATCATCACATGCTGCAAGTCTTGAATCACCTTATCACGACGGCGCCTTCGTGGAATGATTTTTCTCTCGAAGTCGGCCTTGTCGGGCTGCCGATCAATGCGGTCCTCGACTGGTCGATGGGCACGCCGAGCGGGTACGCGGCTTATCTTGATCCCGACATCAACGccatgttgaagaaggtcTTGAACGCCTGGGGCGAGTACCTGACCTCAGAGGACTCGGCCAAGGTTCTTGGGGATGACGAATACGGGTGGTTTGGCGAGACGGGCAAGAACAACCTCATGCACGTCGCCAACCTCCCTCTTGGAACAGACCACGAATTCGACAAGCTGTTTGTTTGCGACCCGTCCGCCAAATACCATGGGTACAAGTCCTGGGACGACTTCTTTACTCGTACGTTCCGGCCGGGAGTTCGGTCTGTGGCCTCGCCTGACGACGACACGGTCATCGTTAACGCCTGCGAGTCCCAGCCGTACAAGGTTGCCCGAGGAGTCAAGGCAAGGGATACGTTCTGGATCAAAGGCCAGCCATATTCGGTCGCTGATATGCTCTCGCACGACCCTGTCACTCCGCAGTTTGAAGGGGGCACTGTTTATCAAGCGTTTTTGAGCGCACTCAGCTATCATCGGTGGCATGCACCCGTCAGCGGCAAGATCGTCAGAGCGTATGTGGTCGATGGGACCTACTACTCTGAGCCGCTATTCGAGGGGCtatgggatgaagaagagaacaagCCAAAGGAGCAGGGAATCGACCCAGGCGGCGAAGTTACGACGCAGGAGTATCTCACTTGCGTCGCGACACGGGCCATTATCCTGATCGAATGCGATAACCCGGCCATCGGGCTTATGGCGTTCCTTGGGGTTGGAATGTGCGAAGTCTCGACGTGCGATATCACAGTCAAGGAAGGCGAGCACGTTAGAAAGGGCGATCAGCTGGGGATGTTCCACTTCGGGGGGTCGACGCACTGTCTTCTTTTCAGGAAGGGCGTTGATGTTGAGGGTCTGCCGTCGCCGGATCTGGGGAGGAATGTTGCTGTCAATAGCCAGCTAGGAGTTGTGAAGGCCTAG
- a CDS encoding molybdopterin molybdotransferase MoeA (transcript_id=CADANIAT00007815), with product MALSYADAVWLVKTEAQRHASLQRERCSIYSACDRVAAERITSPISTPEYDTSAMDGFALSSTATETASPETPVTFNVMATTTAGDRPYPAADSLRDAKDSIPPCVEIMTGAPFPTGQEWERFDCSVPIEEVVVQEDRCPPSQRRYVSVCKPARRWQHRRFAGGDFTQGDRIIEAGDCIQPQHIMAMASVGLREIPVLRRPRIAVFSTGSELMSDASKAHQFMIYDANGPYLTSILRQWGFDVVFRGVLQDDSAAMEESIVRALDYGYDMIVTSGAVSAGRCDIIPGLVKRIGGRTVFHKVAVKPGHPILFAMLPPPRETGETAFFGLPGNTVAAAACLRFFALPYLRTLQRQSPEEPKAAALRLSNGETEPCNGAAGKVLTFREAPDIFRPAISTQSGQVWIIDDHSPGKTRPFLQANCWAHIPSGVSEMRAGSRVDIYPL from the coding sequence ATGGCTCTATCATACGCCGATGCAGTATGGCTAGTCAAGACTGAGGCCCAAAGGCATGCTTCGTTACAGAGAGAGCGATGTTCGATCTACAGTGCCTGCGACCGAGTCGCAGCTGAGAGAATCACCAGCCCTATTTCCACCCCCGAGTACGATACCTCGGCCATGGACGGATTTGCCTTGAGTTCTACTGCAACAGAGACTGCCAGTCCCGAGACGCCAGTCACGTTTAACGTCATGGCTACCACGACAGCCGGCGACCGGCCGTATCCGGCTGCAGACAGTCTGAGGGATGCAAAGGATAGCATTCCCCCCTGCGTAGAGATCATGACGGGAGCTCCTTTTCCTACTGGCCAGGAGTGGGAGCGATTCGACTGCAGCGTCCCGATTGAGGAGGTAGTCGTGCAAGAGGACCGGTGTCCTCCCTCGCAACGCCGGTACGTTTCTGTCTGCAAACCAGCCAGACGGTGGCAGCACAGACGGTTTGCTGGGGGGGACTTTACCCAGGGCGATCGTATAATCGAGGCCGGCGACTGTATCCAGCCGCAGCATATCATGGCAATGGCCTCGGTGGGTCTGAGAGAGATTCCAGTCCTGCGCAGGCCCCGGATTGCCGTCTTCTCGACCGGATCCGAGTTGATGTCTGATGCCAGCAAGGCGCACCAGTTCATGATCTACGACGCCAATGGCCCATACCTCACTTCGATCCTTCGGCAATGGGGTTTTGACGTGGTCTTTCGCGGGGTCCTTCAAGACGATTCAGCAGCCATGGAGGAGTCGATTGTGCGGGCGCTAGATTATGGGTACGACATGATTGTCACTTCTGGCGCCGTCTCTGCTGGTCGCTGCGACATCATCCCTGGTCTAGTCAAGCGTATAGGGGGCCGGACAGTCTTCCATAAGGTCGCCGTCAAGCCTGGCCATCCAATCCTGTTCGCGATGCTCCCGCCCCCTCGCGAGACAGGCGAGACGGCATTCTTCGGGCTGCCTGGGAACACGGTCGCGGCAGCTGCCTGCCTCCGGTTCTTTGCTCTGCCATATCTCAGGACTCTCCAGCGACAGAGCCCAGAGGAGCCGAAGGCGGCCGCGCTACGGCTATCCAACGGAGAAACAGAGCCGTGTAACGGGGCGGCAGGCAAAGTCTTGACATTCCGCGAAGCACCAGACATCTTCCGGCCGGCGATCTCGACGCAGTCTGGGCAAGTTTGGATTATTGACGACCACAGTCCCGGCAAGACGAGGCCGTTCCTGCAGGCCAACTGCTGGGCACACATCCCGAGCGGAGTGTCCGAAATGCGAGCCGGTAGTCGCGTCGATATATACCCGCTATAA
- a CDS encoding uncharacterized protein (transcript_id=CADANIAT00007811) gives MDLTQIRRHHWTTSITYDASNIITYNLSVGSKGQDLRHCWEEHPEFQALPTFSSLAVIDIMGKVTVDMPKLLPLYKPSQHPHVHAEHSLEIRGPLPRSGTLTSEARILDVVDRRTGVALIVGISIRNEDTGEWICYSEWTSFLMKMPGDGASKASSSMQSTLLPSREPDAVLSHQTTPEQGALYRAATGEWNPMHIDPATAQRAGFPGPILSGTCTIGIGVNHVIEAFAGGDSARFQRLKLRLSKPVFPGEVVTTKMWRFNETKIVYQQVAGDGRVVISNAEIKLKAGGKQRSQL, from the coding sequence ATGGACCTCACCCAGATAAGACGCCACCATTGGACCACCTCAATCACCTATGATGCCAGTAATATCATAACATACAATCTATCCGTCGGCAGCAAAGGTCAAGATCTCCGTCACTGCTGGGAAGAGCATCCCGAGTTTCAAGCCCTGCCGACGTTCAGCTCGCTAGCTGTGATCGACATCATGGGAAAAGTCACTGTTGACATGCCGAAACTCCTGCCACTATATAAGCCGAGCCAGCACCCGCATGTCCACGCAGAGCATTCTCTCGAGATAAGAGGGCCATTGCCAAGATCGGGAACTCTAACCTCTGAGGCGAGGATTCTTGACGTTGTCGATCGTCGCACGGGCGTCGCTCTGATTGTGGGTATTTCAATCAGGAATGAGGATACGGGGGAGTGGATTTGCTATAGCGAGTGGACCTCTTTTCTGATGAAGATGCCAGGAGACGGGGCGTCGAAGGCTTCTTCGAGTATGCAGAGTACACTACTTCCTAGCCGAGAGCCCGACGCGGTGCTCAGCCACCAGACAACCCCTGAACAAGGTGCTCTGTATCGAGCGGCAACAGGCGAGTGGAATCCAATGCATATTGATCCTGCGACTGCCCAGCGGGCTGGCTTCCCAGGCCCTATTCTCTCTGGGACGTGTACGATCGGGATTGGCGTAAACCATGTTATCGAGGCCTTTGCTGGTggagattcggcgcgattcCAGAGACTAAAGCTGAGACTTAGCAAGCCTGTCTTTCCCGGGGAGGTAGTCACAACCAAGATGTGGCGGTTTAACGAAACGAAGATTGTTTATCAACAGGTGGCGGGGGATGGGAGGGTTGTCATTTCGAATGCGGAGATTAAACTGAAAGCTGGAGGAAAGCAGCGGAGCCAGTTGTAA
- a CDS encoding protein agnC (transcript_id=CADANIAT00007810): MKLSTFLSALGALPQLISAAPNAVANKPRQSSDDRLVFAHFMIGIVSNRNSAADYDDDMKRAKSLGIDAFALNIGVDPYTDQQLNLAYQSAANNDMKVFISFDFNWYNTGQGYQVGQKIAQYANLPAQLKVDGKVFVSSFAGDGLDIAAMRQAAGQDIYWAPNYHPEYGTNLDGVDGLLNWMAWPNDGNNKAPRPGASVSVEEGDEMYIRTGKDYIAPASPWFFTHFGPEVPYSKNWVFPGDLLWYDRWQQLLTMGPRFIEIVTWNDYGESHYIGPLSSPHTDDGASKWVNDMPHDGWMDMSKPFIAAYKDGATSVDDYITEDLLVYWYRPAPRDVNCDATDTCMVPANNASGNYFYGRPNGWETMEDAVFVVTTLTEPATVTVNSGGNVEVFDAPAGASAFKVPMGVGSQAFSLSRNGQVIQSDISLLPIIDGCVCGLYNFNPYVGSLPPSPIDSLEPAGLYSLTQGLHVQTCLPTPSLGKTTPTPPPGWGAAPTTTRTSSTTGTTGTTTRTTRTTTRTTTTRPTTSTSTSTTTRTTTTTRPTTTTRTTTTTNPTGGTGNVCVAGTGPGNYVGLCSFCCNFGYCPPGPCTCTAYGAPVPTPPTTGVRGVPLPWLENYNSYLGLCSFACDHGYCPPTACQVA; the protein is encoded by the exons ATGAAGCTCAGCACATTTCTCTCTGCTCTGGGAGCTCTTCCCCAGCTGATCTCGGCTGCCCCGAATGCAGTCGCTAACAAACCCAGGCAGTCCTCGGACGACCGGCTTGTCTTTGCTCACTTCATG ATTGGAATCGTCAGCAACCGCAATTCCGCAGCCGACTACGACGATGATATGAAACGTGCCAAGTCTCTCGGAATCGATGCTTTCGCGTTGAACATCGGGGTTGATCCCTACACCGACCAGCAACTCAATCTCGCCTATCAGTCCGCTGCCAACAATGACATGAAAGTCTTCATATCGTTCGATTTCAACTGGTATAACACCGGCCAAGGATACCAGGTTGGGCAGAAGATCGCCCAATACGCGAACCTCCCAGCGCAGCTTAAGGTCGACGGCAAAGTCTTTGTCTCCTCGTTTGCAGGGGACGGTCTTGATATCGCGGCGATGCGTCAGGCCGCCGGACAGGACATCTACTGGGCTCCAAACTACCATCCAGAGTACGGCACTAACCTGGATGGTGTCGATGGCTTGCTCAATTGGATGGCTTGGCCTAATGATGGCAACAACAAGGCACCGCGTCCTGGAGCCTCCGTTTcggtggaagagggcgatGAGATGTATATCAGAACTGGAAAGGACTACATTGCTC ctgcttctccCTGGTTCTTCACCCATTTCGGCCCTGAAGTCCCGTACAGCAAGAACTGGGTCTTCCCTGGAGATTTGTTGTGGTATGACCGCTGGCAGCAACTGTTGACCATGGGCCCACGATTCATCGAGATCGTCACCTGGAACGATTACGGCGAGTCGCACTATATCGGCCCATTGAGCTCACCTCACACTGATGATGGGGCATCCAAGTGGGTGAATGACAT GCCCcatgatggatggatggatatgtCTAAGCCGTTCATCGCCGCGTACAAGGACGGCGCCACCTCGGTTGATGACTATATCACCGAAGACCTTCTCGTGTACTGGTATCGCCCGGCTCCCCGTGATGTCAACTGCGATGCCACAGATACTTGCATGGTCCCCGCCAACAATGCCAGTGGCAATTACTTCTATGGCCGCCCGAATGGCTGGGAAACGATGGAAGACGCTGTGTTCGTGGTCACCACCCTGACTGAGCCCGCCACTGTGACGGTCAATTCTGGAGGCAATGTCGAGGTCTTTGATGCGCCCGCTGGAGCCAGCGCTTTCAAGGTCCCGATGGGCGTGGGCTCGCAGGCGTTTTCGCTCAGTCGTAACGGACAGGTCATCCAGTCGGATATCAGTCTTCTGCCCATCATTGATGGCTGCGTTTGCGGACTGTACAATTTCAATCCTTACG TTGGGTCTCTCCCGCCGAGTCCTATTGACTCTCTCGAGCCCGCAGGTCTCTACAGTCTCACGCAAGGCCTTCATGTACAAACGTGTTTGCCAACGCCTTCACTCGGCAAGACAACCCCAACACCGCCTCCAGGCTGGGGAGCTGCTCCAACGACTACAAGGACCTCGTCTACAACCGGCACGACCGGCACAACTACAAGAACCACGCGGACGACCACGCGCACCACGACGACGAGACCAACCACCAGTACCAGCACTAGCACAACCACCAGGACAACGACAACCACCAgaccaaccacaaccacccgGACGACGACAACCACAAACCCAACCGGCGGCACCGGAAATGTCTGCGTCGCCGGCACAGGACCGGGCAACTATGTCGGTCTATGCAGTTTCTGCTGCAACTTCGGTTACTGCCCTCCAGGACCATGCACCTGTACGGCCTATGGAGCGCCCGTGCcgacgccgccgacgacGGGTGTCCGGGGTGTGCCGCTGCCGTGGCTGGAGAACTATAACTCGTACCTGGGGCTATGCAGCTTTGCTTGTGATCACGGATACTGTCCGCCGACTGCCTGCCAGGTTGCTTAA
- a CDS encoding molybdopterin oxidoreductase family protein (transcript_id=CADANIAT00007816): MPEYTESRDSIKNIWGERTPYKHQWPTRCDSHLVDTPDTWVQSACVLCSNGCGLDIGVKEGKVVGVRGRTVDRVNKGRLGPKGLNGWVSINHPDRLTHPLIRRNGKLERASWDEAMSLIVERAKDIQTRLTNHGIAFYTSGQLLLEEYYVLAMVGKAGLNTLHMCATLNLSPSYRSQDAKPMNRDGNTRLCTATAAASMRESFGSDGQPGSYADIDYTDCLFLVGHNMAATQTVLWTRVLDRLEGPNPPKLIVVDPRTSDTAKKATVHVRPRLGTNVALLNGLQHLIIKNGWVNDQYVASHVCGLEELKKVVEKYTPEYVEKITGVPVAQLHETAEALALSGSLLSTALQGVYQSNQATAAACQINNINLLLGHIGKPGSGILQMNGQPTAQNNRETGCDGEFPGFRNHQNPNHIRDIARVWNINYEQVPHWSEPTHIMNMLNYIESGSIEMFWVSGTNPLVSLPHLYRVRQLLTKPDLFVVVQDLFLTETAAIADVVLPAAQWAEKTGCFTNVDRTMHLSRKAVDPPGEAKADLDIFLDFAQRMDFRNRDGGPLIPFTNPEEVFEEWKKMSYGRPLDCSDLTYEKLSGGSGIQWPCTKEYPFGKERLFDDGKFFTDTDYCESYGHDLETGTPLTKGQYEAMNPAGRAILKAAHYRKPWESPDEEFPFYLSTGRNVFHFHTRTKTGRSKRLQNADKDACLVICQADADELGVTNGEMVIVRSRRGQVELPVKTEGISKGHVFIPFHFGYWDSKDQRARAANELTIEQWDPVSKQPMFKSGAVRIEKCVQKENEPPISRERQSEAIQNVEANKANATETRKDGQDSRVRWLEMWLGATHESLEMLRQIYDKLIPQLVHDLEIQAGLGVMRRITADIIAKLEPIVHRYHESRVYGRRVCERLRKALFPMEDDKDNSYETLIVLQSLEMFLTYIDGHLTALSPASQALWDQEFVDAVSFAAQHIQRQKAWVNTHIKVKSPQTLLVPQRPPMEVDADRDEEAAENVLVREFYY, encoded by the exons ATGCCCGAGTACACAGAGAGTAGAGACTCTATCAAGAATATCTGGGGCGAGCGCACTCCGTACAAGCACCAGTGGCCCACCCGCTGCGACAGCCATCTGGTGGATACCCCGGACACATGGGTCCAGAGCGCTTGCGTGCTGTGCAG CAACGGCTGCGGCCTCGATATCGGAGTCAAGGAGGGTAAGGTTGTTGGCGTGCGCGGGCGAACCGTCGACCGGGTGAATAAAGGGCGGCTTGGGCCAAAGGGCCTGAATGG CTGGGTCTCGATCAACCATCCCGACCGTCTCACGCACCCGCTGATCCGGCGCAATGGCAAGCTAGAGCGCGCGAGCTGGGACGAGGCCATGTCGTTGATCGTGGAGCGGGCAAAGGATATCCAGACCCGGCTTACCAATCATGGCATTGCTTTCTATACAAGTGGCCAGTTGCTCCTGGAAGAGTATTATGTTCTCGCAATGGTCGGGAAGGCCGGGCTGAATACTTTGCATATGTGTGCAACCCTTAACCTGAGTCCATCTTATAGATCTCAAGACGCTAAGCCTATGAACAGGGACGGAAATACTCGGCTATGTACTGCAACGGCCGCTGCCAGTATGCGTGAGTCGTTTGGCAGCGACGGCCAGCCGGGGTCCTATGCAGACATCGATTATACCGACTGCCTGTTCCTGGTCGGGCACAACATGGCCGCCACACAGACGGTGCTATGGACACGGGTTTTGGACAGGCTGGAAGGGCCCAATCCACCTAAGCTCATTGTCGTCGATCCTCGAACGTCAGAtacagcgaagaaggcgactGTTCATGTCAGGCCTAGACTCGGGACGAACGTGGCGCTCTTGAACGGGCTGCAGCACCtgatcatcaagaacggcTGGGTCAACGACCAGTATGTGGCTTCACACGTCTGCGGGCtagaagagctcaagaaggtTGTCGAGAAGTATACTCCTGAATATGTGGAAAAGATTACCGGAGTGCCGGTAGCCCAGCTTCACGAGACTGCAGAAGCGCTGGCACTATCCGGCAGTCTGCTCTCCACGGCCCTGCAGGGCGTCTACCAGTCTAACCAAGCCACCGCGGCGGCTTGCCAaatcaacaacatcaacctcttGCTTGGGCACATCGGCAAGCCCGGCAGCGGAATCCTGCAAATGAATGGGCAGCCCACAGCGCAGAACAACCGTGAGACCGGCTGCGACGGCGAGTTCCCAGGCTTTCGCAACCACCAGAACCCGAACCACATAAGGGATATAGCGAGAGTCTGGAACATCAATTACGAGCAAGTACCGCACTGGAGCGAGCCGACGCATATTATGAACATGCTCAACTACATCGAAAGCGGCTCCATTGAAATGTTCTGGGTGTCAGGCACCAACCCGCTTGTCAGCCTGCCTCACCTCTACCGCGTGCGCCAGCTGCTCACAAAACCCGACCTGTTTGTTGTTGTGCAGGATCTCTTCCTCACAGAGACGGCAGCAATCGCAGACGTCGTCCTCCCGGCTGCCCAATGGGCCGAGAAGACCGGCTGCTTCACCAACGTCGATCGCACGATGCACCTGAGCCGCAAGGCCGTCGACCCGCCAGGAGAAGCTAAAGCTGATCTCGACATATTCCTCGATTTTGCGCAAAGGATGGACTTTAGGAATAGGGACGGGGGTCCGTTGATCCCGTTCACGAATCCCGAGGAGGTGTTTGAagaatggaagaagatgtccTACGGGCGCCCCCTTGACTGCAGCGACCTCACGTATGAGAAGTTGTCCGGCGGGTCTGGGATCCAGTGGCCATGTACAAAGGAGTACCCGTTTGGTAAGGAGCGGCTCTTCGACGATGGCAAGTTCTTCACGGACACCGACTACTGTGAGAGCTACGGCCACGACCTGGAGACCGGGACGCCGCTGACGAAGGGGCAATACGAGGCGATGAATCCCGCCGGACGCGCGATATTAAAGGCAGCGCATTATCGGAAGCCGTGGGAATCGCCAGACGAGGAATTTCCATTTTACCTCTCGACAGGCCGGAACGTATTCCATTTCCACACCCGGACGAAGACAGGTCGCAGCAAGAGGCTGCAGAATGCTGACAAGGATGCCTGCCTTGTCATCTGTCaggcagatgcagatgagctCGGCGTCACGAATGGGGAGATGGTGATTGTCAGATCAAGGAGGGGCCAGGTTGAGCTGCCTGTAAAGACCGAGGGGATCAGCAAGGGCCACGTCTTCATTCCCTTTCATTTCGGCTATTGGGATTCAAAGGATCAGAGAGCCAGAGCAGCGAATGAGCTCACCATCG AACAATGGGACCCGGTCTCCAAACAACCCATGTTCAAGTCTGGCGCAGTACGGATTGAAAAATGCGTgcagaaagagaacgaaCCCCCCATCTCGCGTGAGAGACAGAGCGAAGCTATCCAGAACGTTGAGGCTAACAAGGCCAACGCCACGGAAACCCGCAAGGACGGGCAAGATAGCCGCGTCCGCTGGCTGGAGATGTGGCTCGGCGCAACGCATGAGTCCCTCGAGATGCTCCGCCAGATCTACGATAAGCTCATCCCCCAGCTTGTCCATGATCTTGAGATCCAGGCTGGACTAGGAGTTATGCGCCGAATCACGGCTGACATCATAGCCAAGCTCGAACCAATCGTGCACCGGTACCACGAAAGCCGTGTCTATGGACGAAGGGTCTGCGAGCGGCTTCGGAAGGCTCTGTTCCCGATGGAAGACGACAAGGATAATTCATACGAGACACTTATTGTCCTCCAATCGCTCGAGATGTTCTTGACGTATATCGACGGGCACTTGACGGCATTATCGCCTGCGAGCCAGGCGCTATGGGACCAGGAGTTTGTGGATGCCGTTTCATTTGCAGCACAGCATATTCAGAGGCAGAAAGCGTGGGTTAACACGCATATCAAAGTCAAGAGTCCGCAGACACTGCTTGTGCCTCAGAGGCCGCCAATGGAAGTTGACGCTGATCgtgatgaggaggcggctgAGAATGTGCTGGTTAGGGAGTTTTACTACTGA
- a CDS encoding uncharacterized protein (transcript_id=CADANIAT00007814), translating into MYETLPLVGHSLAIFVVAAVMVGFSIVAVFLRCFVRVYLVRAFGWDDALMLTALALFIALCALCMLAPAAGVGHKVSDFMSLDQLQRALKLWWLGQMLYLWASAVAKIAIALALLRLAVRRLHRFILWTICAVVVVIGLVFWLVLLFDCWPVEYFWEQTDIRKQGKCISTEILLIIAYCYSSLTIVCDIMLGILPACLIWSLQMSRRTKLALVGVLSLGAIASVAVVIRLPYLENYADPDFLYSTYQIAIWSVVETGLAIIAGSLITLRPLFRWFLDGSSSYKHQHTPQQKTNKKYVLSTLTANASMPGIEDPKYWRPDLGEDPHTVVTSIMAPLGRSMDDNSTVALSPILPPPRKISVCVHQTFAVYKDPSSPVASSFGCPGQCSPAPVPASIQSATPSLIPTPAPAQAPRLDNGRRYNRGYGAGYAGYTYEF; encoded by the exons ATGTACGAGACGCTGCCCCTGGTTGGGCACAGTCTGGCAATCTTCGTAGTGGCGGCGGTGATGGTCGGTTTCTCCATcgtcgccgtcttcctgCGCTGTTTTGTCCGGGTCTACCTCGTACGCGCATTCGGCTGGGACGACGCATTGATGTTGACGGCGCTG GCGCTATTTATCGCACTGTGCGCTCTGTGCATGCTCGCACCTGCTGCGGGCGTGGGCCATAAGGTCTCCGACTTCATGAGTCTGGATCAGCTGCAGAGGGCGTTGAAG TTATGGTGGCTGGGCCAGATGCTCTATCTGTGGGCATCCGCCGTTGCGAAGATCGCCATCGCCCTGGCCCTGCTCCGACTCGCCGTTCGCCGTCTGCATCGATTCATCCTCTGGACAATCTGcgccgtcgtcgttgtcATAGGGCTGGTGTTCTGGCTCGTCCTGTTGTTTGACTGCTGGCCAGTCGAGTATTTCTGGGAACAGACAGATATCCGCAAGCAGGGCAAATGCATATCCACAGAAATCCTGCTCATAATTGCATACTGCTATAGCTCGCTGACGATCGTCTGTGACATTATGCTCGGCATTCTGCCAGCGTGTCTGATCTGGAGTCTGCAGATGAGCCGGCGGACAAAGCTTGCATTGGTGGGAGTTCTTAGCTTGGGCGCAAT CGCGAgtgtcgccgtcgtcatcagATTGCCCTATCTCGAAAACTACGCAGACCCGGATTTCCTCT ACTCGACCTACCAAATCGCCATCTGGTCGGTCGTCGAGACTGGCCTCGCTATCATCGCCGGCAGCCTCATCACCCTCCGTCCCTTATTCCGCTGGTTCCTCGACGGGAGCTCCTCGTACAAACACCAACACACGCCCCAACAGAAGACGAACAAGAAGTACGTCCTGTCAACGTTGACTGCGAACGCCTCCATGCCTGGCATCGAGGACCCAAAATACTGGCGACCCGATCTCGGGGAAGATCCACACACCGTAGTGACCTCAATCATGGCGCCGCTGGGACGGAGCATGGATGACAATAGCACGGTGGCTCTGAGCCCTATActgccgccgccgaggaagatCTCGGTTTGCGTGCACCAGACGTTCGCCGTGTATAAAGACCCGTCGAGTCCGGTTGCTTCGAGCTTTGGGTGCCCAGGCCAGTGCAGTCCAGCCCCGGTTCCAGCATCAATTCAATCAGCAACTCCATCATTGATTCCAACCCCGGCCCCAGCACAGGCACCGCGGTTAGATAATGGACGGCGGTATAATAGGGGTTATGGTGCGGGCTATGCGGGCTATACGTACGAGTTCTGA
- a CDS encoding uncharacterized protein (transcript_id=CADANIAT00007812), with product MWLTRGFSRITETLSSLFCRSHSQSHSCSQTRERTRSAFNEGELEGESGWQTCRPRHLTERRLSGFQPPPTEEEYTSSFFHGWYLPYNVRGLSQVEPEPEPEPAPEADVELEDLPRYEHPPAYTNRSPPAEAHEIGSNSRNESLDVTECRPAPGLSNEPDTMAVTGQPDNAPNDRRGPT from the coding sequence atgTGGCTGACCAGAGGCTTTTCTCGCATCACTGAAACCTTgtcctctctcttctgtcGCTCTCACTCTCAATCCCATTCTTGCTCTCAAACTAGAGAAAGAACTAGAAGCGCATTCAACGAAGGTGAGCTTGAAGGCGAGTCCGGGTGGCAGACTTGCCGCCCCCGGCATTTGACTGAGCGTCGCCTCTCTGGCTTTCAGCCCCCTCCgaccgaggaggaatatACCAGCTCTTTCTTTCACGGATGGTACTTGCCCTACAATGTCAGAGGTCTAAGTCAGGTAGagcccgagcccgagcccgagcccgcGCCTGAGGCTGACGTTGAACTCGAAGACCTACCTCGTTACGAGCACCCTCCGGCATATACCAACAGAAGTCCGCCAGCCGAAGCCCATGAAATAGGGAGCAACAGCCGTAATGAGTCTCTGGATGTTACGGAGTGCCGTCCGGCTCCTGGACTGAGCAACGAGCCTGATACCATGGCCGTGACCGGACAACCCGACAATGCTCCTAATGACAGGCGGGGCCCGACGTGA